The sequence ACAGGCGGCAACGAGAACGCGCAGTCCCAGCACGCTGGTGGTGATCGCGAACCAGGCATAACCGGACAACCACAGCAGCTGCGGAATCCACAGCGGCGTCGCCAGCGGGGTGTTGGCGGTGGAACCGTTGCTCAGCGACTTGCCGAGCACCGGCCAGGCATTGATCAGAATCACCCAGGCCACCAGGTTCAGCGCCAGCATCGCGAGGATGTCCAGGGTGTGACGCGAGAAGGCCGGCAGCTTGCCGTGCACGACATCGATACGGATGTGGGCGCGCTCCATCAGGGTATGTGACAGACCCCACGCCGAGAGCATCGCCAGCACATAGCCGGCATATTCATGCACGCCGGGCAGCGGATGATTGAACAGTTGGCGCATGAGGATTTCCGCGCCGATGAAGACCACGACGGCCAGTAACAACAGGCCCATCAGGCGTGCGGCGTGGCGCGATATCGCGCGTGTCAGGGACACGAGGACATCGAGTGCGTGAAGGAAGGAATTCATGAGTCGGGTCCTGCTGGGGCGCTGAACGACGCTGATCCGTGCCAATCAGGCGAGGTGCAGGCGTTCAGCGCCGTGTCTCTGGGGAGCATGTCTGCCGTATCCGGGCAGGGCGGGGCTATCGGCACCTGCTCGCGAACAGGCTTCGGTGAGCAGGTGCCGCTGGATCACTCCGCGCTAGCGGTCAGGCCGACGACCTTGCCGACGCTCTCGTTCCAGGTCTTGCGCGTCTCGGCATCGACACGCGTCGCCCAGGCAGGCAGGACGGTGTCTTCGAGCGCCGCACGTGCGCGCTTGGCGTCGTCATCGCTGAAGTCGACCAGCGTCATGTCGGCGCTCTTGCCCAGCGGGCAATCGCCTTCGCCGGTCAGGCAGGCCACGCCACGTGCGGTCTCGCCACGCGCGTTTTCCCACACCGGCGCGGTGAACTCGCTATCCACCTGTTGCTGGATCAGGGTCTGGGTCTCGGCACCCAGGCCCTGCCACTTGTCCTGATTGATGGCGGTGATCACGTAATCCCAGCCACCCAGCGGCAGTGGCATCAGGTGGCTGGACACTTCATGCCAGCCGGCGCTGTAGCCGGAGAGCGAACCGGTGACGGCGCAGTCGATGACGCCACGCTCTAGGGAGCCGGGCACCTCGTTGAAGGCGATGTTGAGGCTCTGTGCGCCCAGCGCCTCGATGAACTCACCGGTGGAGCGGCCGCTGGCACGCACCTTCTTGTCCTGCAGGTCATCGAGCCCTTCGATCGGGGTATTGCAGAACAGCACCTGGGCCGGATACGGCACGATCGCCAGCACGTGGCTGTTGAAGCGCTTGTTCATGGTGGACTCCGCCAGGGGGCGGAAGGCCTCGGCGACCTTCTGCGCTTTCTCGGCAGTGGGGGCCATCATCGGCAGGTCCAGCCCCTCGAGTTCCGGCGCATCGGACACGGTGTAGTCGGCCACGGTCATGCCGACATCGAAGACACCATCGCCCAGATAGCGATAGACGTCAGAGCCGGGGATGCCCATCTGATCGAAGGTGGTCACCTGGGTGCTGAGTTCACCGCTGCTGGCGGCCGGGAGGGTCTCGCTCCAGAACGGCTTCTCGAACTGACGGTTGAGCTCCAGGCTGCTCCAGCTGCCTACCACGTTGAGGGTATCGGCAGCATTGGCGCTACCGGCGGCGGCGAGTGCGAGACCAAGGGCGGAGAGGGCAAAACGTGTCTTCATGGGAATCACCATTGTTGTTGTGCATCTGGTGTTATCGAAAGAATCTGGCGGTCTTGTCTGTTGCGGAGCAGGTCCGTGGCTCCCACAAGCGGTCATCCGTATTTGAGGCGATGATTGGGGATATCGGTAATCAGCATGTGGCCCGGGCTATGCGCGATCGCCAATGGCAGTCGGGCATTCTCCAGCGCCAGTTGTGGCGTGACGCCACAGGCCCAGAACACCGGCATGTCACCTGTCTCAAGCGTAGGCGCATCGCCGAAGTCGGGACTTTCGATATCGGAAATACCGATCAAGGCGGGGTCGCCCAGATGGACGGGGGCACCGTGCACACGAGGCATGTCGGTGGTGATCTGGATCGCGCGAATGGCGTGCGCCGCCGACATCGGGCGCAGGGATACCACCAGGTTGCCGTGGAAGCGCCCGGCACTGATCAGCGGGATATTGGTGCGATACATCGGCACGTTGCGCTTGAGGCGCGTATGGCGAACCTCGACACCCTCGTTGAGCAGCGCCTCTTCGAACGAGAACGAGCAGCCGATGGAAAACGCCACGAAATCGTTCTGCCACAGGGCGGCGATATCCTCGCGCGTTTCCTCAAGCTTGCCGTGACGGTAGATGTGATAGGCCGGCAGGTCGTGGCGCAGGTCGATGTTATCACCGAGCCCTGTCGGGGCGGGAGAACCGATGGCCGTGACATCCAGCAACGGGCAGGCCTTGGGGTTGGCTTGGCAGAATTGCAGAAATTCGCCGGCAGCCTCGGCTGGCAGGATGATCAGGTTGGTCTGAGCGTAGCCGGCAGCGATACCGCTGGTGTGGCTGGCCCAATGACCGCTGCGGATCTGCTCGCGCGCCTCGCGGGGGGACGACGCGGCACTGAGAAGTGTCTGGAGCATCGTGGGGGCTTCTTGTGAAGTTGTTGTTGTCTGTCTTCACCATAAGAAGCGCACCCGGATAAATCCAATCGATTTTTGTCGAGTCAAGGCATCGGAAATTCCTTTCATGTGGTGTGTGAAATGGCCCGTCGCAGGCCCGCGAGACGTGAGCGAGACAGGAAAAGTGGGAGCAGGAACATGGGGAATGCGAGAGCGTCGTTGGCAGATAGCGAAGCTCAGGACAGACGTGAATGCGCCTCCTGATCCTGGCGGGCTATCTCGATGGCAAGCTCGCAGACCCCTTCGGCGAGGGCGCTTTCCATATGGGTCGGCCAGGAGGCGGTGAAGGTCAGTTCTGGCAGGTCGCAGGGCAGGCTGAGCAGGGTGCCCTGGCGGATTTCCTCGGCGACGATGCGCGGCGGGATGGCGCCGACGCCGAGGCCATCCAGCGTCATGCGCACGATGGTCCATAGCGAGCTTGAACAATGCAGCTTCACGTCATCGAGTCCCATCTGGTGCAGCATGGAGCCAAGTTCATGGTGGGGTCGACTGTTGCGGGCAAACGAGATCAGCGGCAGAGAATTCAGGCGCCGCAACGAGAAGTTGTCTTCGGTGAAGCCCAGCGCGGGACTGATCACGAAGCCCATCGTGTAGTTGCAGAGAAAACGATTGAGCACGCTCTCTGCCGTCACCGGCCCCATCAGAAAGGCGAGGTCGATATCGCCGGCGGTGAGCATGGCGGCAAGCCCCGGGGAGCTGTCGACCTCGAGTTCCAGCGTGAGGTCCGGATAGCGGCGCGCCAGTTCGGCCAGAAACCCGGGCAGCCAGCTATGCGCGACGGTCTCGACGACGCCCAGTCGCAGCACGCCCTGGAAGGGCGTATTCAACTCCATCATGGACAGCGCTTTCTGGCGCGCCTCCAGCAACGCCTCGGCGTGGCGATAGAATTCGCGCCCCTTGAGCGTCGGCTGTACCGGTCGGCGAGTGCGCTCCAGCAGGCGGGTCTCCAGCGTGGTTTCCAGCTTGTTGATGCGTTCGGAAATCGAGGGCTGGGTTAGATGCAGGTGCTGAGCGGCCAGCCGGAACGACCCCAGGC comes from bacterium Scap17 and encodes:
- a CDS encoding TRAP transporter small permease, with protein sequence MNSFLHALDVLVSLTRAISRHAARLMGLLLLAVVVFIGAEILMRQLFNHPLPGVHEYAGYVLAMLSAWGLSHTLMERAHIRIDVVHGKLPAFSRHTLDILAMLALNLVAWVILINAWPVLGKSLSNGSTANTPLATPLWIPQLLWLSGYAWFAITTSVLGLRVLVAACLRDTTTLETLAGPDHGESEGALAQAASTTKETR
- a CDS encoding TRAP transporter substrate-binding protein, whose product is MKTRFALSALGLALAAAGSANAADTLNVVGSWSSLELNRQFEKPFWSETLPAASSGELSTQVTTFDQMGIPGSDVYRYLGDGVFDVGMTVADYTVSDAPELEGLDLPMMAPTAEKAQKVAEAFRPLAESTMNKRFNSHVLAIVPYPAQVLFCNTPIEGLDDLQDKKVRASGRSTGEFIEALGAQSLNIAFNEVPGSLERGVIDCAVTGSLSGYSAGWHEVSSHLMPLPLGGWDYVITAINQDKWQGLGAETQTLIQQQVDSEFTAPVWENARGETARGVACLTGEGDCPLGKSADMTLVDFSDDDAKRARAALEDTVLPAWATRVDAETRKTWNESVGKVVGLTASAE
- a CDS encoding putative hydro-lyase, producing MLQTLLSAASSPREAREQIRSGHWASHTSGIAAGYAQTNLIILPAEAAGEFLQFCQANPKACPLLDVTAIGSPAPTGLGDNIDLRHDLPAYHIYRHGKLEETREDIAALWQNDFVAFSIGCSFSFEEALLNEGVEVRHTRLKRNVPMYRTNIPLISAGRFHGNLVVSLRPMSAAHAIRAIQITTDMPRVHGAPVHLGDPALIGISDIESPDFGDAPTLETGDMPVFWACGVTPQLALENARLPLAIAHSPGHMLITDIPNHRLKYG
- a CDS encoding LysR family transcriptional regulator; amino-acid sequence: MFDFKEVEAFVWITRLGSFRLAAQHLHLTQPSISERINKLETTLETRLLERTRRPVQPTLKGREFYRHAEALLEARQKALSMMELNTPFQGVLRLGVVETVAHSWLPGFLAELARRYPDLTLELEVDSSPGLAAMLTAGDIDLAFLMGPVTAESVLNRFLCNYTMGFVISPALGFTEDNFSLRRLNSLPLISFARNSRPHHELGSMLHQMGLDDVKLHCSSSLWTIVRMTLDGLGVGAIPPRIVAEEIRQGTLLSLPCDLPELTFTASWPTHMESALAEGVCELAIEIARQDQEAHSRLS